One part of the Anguilla anguilla isolate fAngAng1 chromosome 11, fAngAng1.pri, whole genome shotgun sequence genome encodes these proteins:
- the zmp:0000000926 gene encoding lysine-specific demethylase 6B: protein MSSAPDRAKECLPPKKRESRQGSSELTPADDFKPPAPLRTRPGGRQPESKEPGDGPPPIPHYGRDLLPPPPPPPPLPAHKFALPWPLSYPTATPGPFSTQMGERCGSNSPAWRDQCARGVDPADQATPHHSRWQRGEASHGAYKSHFPTDSREIWSYYNAGKHSFSPSLFSHTHLFPQPPLYPKDPPDPRRSYPTKRPNGFDRMDGRHLPAGRLVSAPEDYLYDTKVKQTTSSHTNGKRRYQDEQRSMSGAALKDSHALEGPSTHSSLQDKGPRATLKAPPPNASDARTFKVPLDALSMAGSPGEAHIYYALGPMYSGLQQPPLAYPLYSTHNQAPVLPLYGLQTDTSHPLRNSQLSPLVEAISRHNSHSPDQTPVPKPPSHSSTSPGGYRSHSTATAAAHHSGASTSSPPAPQPSILLPHFARGSLIELSGGRLKRVEDLQTEDFLLCADTSPEFHLSSCTILLISPSPASGFSHLQVLLTDCNTQELLKVLVEYPFFVRDRGWSSCCPQRTAQLYGLRCRQLSVGDVCLALTPAPPALPSTALPRNHAREGEPGRAAQGVHNRAGYECSAQRPEKMAPPAPAPPPPLAHAPPSGELTQGRKRRWSAPELLGTDRTPPDLPHSSKHRKQQ, encoded by the exons ATGAGTTCCGCTCCGGACCGCGCCAAAGAATGCCTCCCTCCCAAGAAGAGGGAGTCCAGGCAGGGCTCGTCCGAGCTCACCCCCGCCGATGACTTCAAGCCGCCCGCGCCCCTCAGGACCCGGCCAGGGGGGAGGCAGCCTGAGAGCAAGGAGCCGGGCGATGGGCCGCCCCCCATTCCGCACTACGGCAGGGACCTactcccgccgccgcccccgcccccacccctcccggcCCACAAGTTCGCCCTGCCGTGGCCCCTGTCTTACCCGACGGCGACACCAGGCCCCTTCTCCACCCAGATGGGGGAAAGATGCGGCTCAAACTCACCTGCCTGGAGAGACCAGTGTGCCCGGGGTGTGGACCCCGCTGACCAGGCCACGCCCCACCACTCCCGGTGGCAGCGTGGAGAGGCATCTCACGGCGCCTACAAGAGCCACTTCCCCACCGACTCCCGCGAAATATGGAGCTACTACAACGCGGGGAAGCACAGCTtcagcccctccctcttctcccacACGCACCTCTTCCCCCAGCCGCCGCTGTACCCAAAGGACCCCCCGGACCCCAGGAGGAGCTACCCAACCAAGAGGCCCAATGGTTTCGACAGGATGGACGGCCGGCACCTGCCCGCTGGGCGGCTGGTATCGGCTCCGGAGGACTACCTGTATGACACCAAGGTGAAGCAGACCACTTCCTCTCACACCAACGGAAAGAGGAGATACCAGGACGAGCAGAGGTCAATGAGCGGGGCTGCATTAAAAGACAGCCATGCACTTGAGGGCCCCAGCACGCATTCCTCCCTGCAGGATAAGGGCCCCCGAGCCACACTCAAAGCTCCGCCCCCTAACGCCTCTGACGCGCGGACCTTCAAAGTTCCCCTGGACGCCCTGAGCATGGCGGGCTCTCCCGGGGAGGCACATATCTATTATGCACTGGGACCGATGTACTCGGGCCTGCAGCAGCCACCGCTAGCATATCCACTGTACAGTACCCACAACCAGGCCCCTGTACTCCCTCTCTACgggctgcagacagacacatcCCACCCCCTGAGAAACTCACAGCTGTCGCCATTGGTGGAGGCAATCAGTCGCCACAACAGTCACAGCCCAGATCAAACCCCCGTCCCCAAACCCCCGAGTCACTCCAGCACCTCCCCAGGAGGCTACCGCTCGCACAGCACGGCGACGGCAGCCGCCCACCACAGCGGGGCCTCCACCAGCTCCCCTCCGGCTCCCCAGCCCTCCATCCTCCTACCTCACTTTGCCAGGGGCTCCCTAATCGAGTTGAGTGGCGGGCGACTGAAGCGGGTGGAGGATCTACAGACAGAGGACTTCCTACTCTGTGCTGACACCAGCCCAGAGTTCCACCTGAGCTCCTGCACCATCCTGCTCATCTCTCCGTCCCCCGCCTCCGGCTTCTCACACCTGCAGGTCCTGCTCACCGACTGCAACACTCAG GAGTTACTGAAAGTCTTAGTGGAATACCCGTTCTTTGTTCGCGACCGAGGCTGGTCTTCGTGCTGCCCACAGAGAACTGCCCAGCTGTATGGGCTCCGGTGCCGCCAGCTCAGTGTGGGCGACGTGTGCCTGGCACTCACGCCTGCACCACCCGCCCTGCCCTCGACCGCCCTGCCCCGCAACCACGCCCGAGAAGGGGAGCCAGGCCGCGCGGCGCAAGGCGTGCACAATCGAGCGGGGTATGAGTGCAGCGCGCAGAGGCCAGAGAAGATGGCGCCCCCCGCTCCCGCCCCACCTCCGCCTCTGGCACACGCACCACCCTCCGGGGAGCTGACACAGGGGCGCAAGAGACGATGGTCTGCACCCGAGCTCCTAGGGACTGACAGGACCCCCCCAGATTTACCTCACAGCTCCAAGCACAGGAAGCAacagtag